The genomic DNA ATATTTCCTAAACACAAACCTCTGTAAATTTTGTTCACCAGAAACCGCCTTCTTTTTGACAACTGCCTTgtttttcagtacaaatttgggACACCTATGTAACACGAGTCTTAGATCCCCCAAATTGATTTTCAGTCGTCTACTGAATATGAGTTTTGACTCGCTGAATATGGTGCGTTCAGCGTTATTTTGATCAAACATCATTGttattatatatacatatatataaatatatatttgttttcttttttcacatatGCACTGAGAAACGGCAGGCTGACGTCTAAATCCTACTTGAGTTTAGTTGTTTGAAACGATTCTAAAACAATAAGAATTAGCTTGACAAAAACAGCTCTAAGAGTAAATAATCGACACTACCAGTTAAATTCCAGTTTACGCTTCTGGAGATCACGATTTCCTGAAAACTGTATTgaaatatgtacatatatatattgagGCCGGCTTTTGTCTTTTCTGCATGTTCAACTGTTATTTTGGATCTCTGCTAAGTTgatactgttttattttatgtaattaaagtttcttttaaacattaaagtaTTTGCCTTCAATGGTAGCTCCTAaatgtttcttcctttttttcctacCTGTATTTACATGAAAATACCTCTGTCATCTGTTGAGATGTCAAGAAAGAAGCTGAATGCCATTACAACTAATACGACGTAGAGCTGTTCATGCTCTCATCTCTTAGCATCTTGAGTGTGTCTCTGCTGTTTGTGAATGATGTTGTAATTGATGAGGATCTGGTGAAAAGACTGCGCTTGCAGGATATTCAATGCCAAAAGATTAGACTGTCTGTCGGGTTAGAAGAAGATGGGATTCCCTGGTCCACCTGAATTTACCTCACATGGGTATTTCAAGAGGCAGGTTTACAAAATCAGGACTATTTTAGGTATTTTTAAGGAAATGATGAAAAACGCACTCCAAACTCAGCACGATTCAGCAGTTAGCAATTTAAGAAACCAGAGAGGAAGGGTGCAACTCCTGCTTCTTGATTTGCCGCTGGGCCATTTTGGAAGTTCTTTGCATATTCTTCCCTCAGTCTACAATTCACACAACCATGCCGTagagggaggggaaaaataTTGTTAATGTTTTCTTATCTTTGTGTTACTGCGTTCTTAAGATTTAAAATTTCATGTGTATGGCAACGCTATTAAAAGAATCAAACGATGACGATGTgtcttttgttatgttttttttaacttcttgaATAATGTGTTGTAATTTCATCTGTATGAAGAATGCCAAATAAACACTGCAACATGTACTGCAAGTTTGCTGTTGAAAGTAGTTTTGtatgacaaaaacagagaagTTTCACTTGCTTCTTTATTTACATTATGCTCGTCTACCAGCGTATTCTTACATAGTTTGtcatatatttaaattaaattacaacTAAAATTGAAATCTCATGCTTAAATATGACAGACATATGACAGTGCCGTGTTCTTATGCAGTTTAAAACCACACACAGAGTTGCTGTATGCTTACAGCTTCACGAACATTAATGtcaaaaacagaaatgaggTTCACTGGCTGTAGGACCAGTATTAGTGACACTAGCTGGGAAGTTCTGTGCAGCCAGTGAAGGAAAAGTCAGTAAATGCTGGATGAATTCTTGTCAGCACACCTTTCTGGACAGATGAATAATGTACACTAGCAGAAACCTTGGTCGTAGATTTTCACCAGACGCTTGATGTGGAAAAGTTTTTGCCGAAGTTCCTTACTCTGCTTCTTCTTTGCTTGATACTCAGGCGTCTAGAAAAACCAAAATTTAAACAAGTGTATATTTAACAAACTCAATATTGTCAGTTGTAGTAGTGTTACAGTGCAGGAATGAGATAGCTAGTTCATCTTATAATCTGGACTGTAAAACAGCTAATTACATTTGTCTAATATATGCAAACATGTCATAGCTCCccttaaagaaattaaaaagtaTATAGATGGCCACATTCTGCTTTCAGGTCCTGATCTCTGGGTTCCACCCTTCCCTATTGCTAGTTCCTGATGTTcctgcttttcatgtcactggtGCTGGTATGAGTCCTGCAGCCACTGCATGCTCTCCAGGGCCTATAGAAGTTGACTAAAGTTGCCTTTCCTTAGCTTggctagtttttatttttatttttttgtaggtTTCTTATGTGCCTAGctagtttgtttttgcttgttaaACCCGACTGATTTATTGTGACCACAGGGAGCTTGTAGGGGAGAGTTGCCATATACTTTTGATATTCCCCTTTTCCTCTTGTTTATCTTTGGTTGCTAGGGAGTCGAGGAGTAGGTCTACTTTTCTTTTGAGTAGCTTCATCAGTCAATGGGTTTTATTTCAAATTAGGGGCATTTTGGTTGCTGTGTTGGTTTTGTCTCTTCCTAAAATGAACTTCTGCTTCCTTTTATTCACAACCTGACAATAAATCTTTTCAAACCGACCCAAACAGCCTCCTCATGTTTCCCCATCTAGTATTATGTAATTCCCCTTACATCTAGGCCTATTTGGGGATGTAACACGGTCCAGCCAAAGCCCCCAAATTGGGCTGTTAAATCAAAGAACGATGAAATGGCATGTGGGAAGATTTCAGACAAGCAAAGATGGTGACAGAAGTATAACTTACAGTGAAAAAGTCTTgccaaatttgtttttattcgATTTCCCTGGTGACTCTAATCCtgcattttttctgtttgcGTGACCACTGaaaaaaatttagaaaatacCCCTCAGCTCCGTTACTGCAAGACATCAGAAAATAGTCTATTTTATGGGCCTAATCACCAGCTTCAAGCCCTACTGATTATAAAACAAAGGTCATTTTAAAGAAATGGTCCTCAGCAGAGTTAGAAAGAAGGAGCAACAAGGGGATCCATGTAACTTATGATAAACAAGTCATTAGCCAACTAGCATGCAGTGTCCCACTTTTTCACCATCTGCATTGATTTCAAAACGCTAAGATGACGTTGGAAAAAATGTTCGGTTTGACGCTTCACAACTGATCTTTAATTTAACCAATGAGTAATGACGCAGCAGGcatatccatcttttatattcaATCTATGATTTTAGGTTAGTGTATGTTTAATTTACTCAGTTTCTCTCAGCTAGAAAGTGAAGAAACTGCAAACTTTACATTATGACATCACAGATCTTCTTATACTCACACTTTTAAGGTATTTCAGTCGGTTATACTCATCTGCCACaccctaaaaaaagaaaaaaggaaggtTTTGCTGACTTTATGCTGGGAAATGTCAAATACTTAAATACAAAAGCAACAGCCATGACTGGCTGATATATTCTCTTGGCCCTCCACCTTAGCTTTTCCACTCTCTGCACCTTATTCCTGTTTTTCCTCTACCTGGTACTTCATGGAGTCTTCTTCCAGTGCGTCCAACTCTCGGCTCAGCTTGTGCATCTTGTCGCTGATGTCATCCAGCTCGCTGCAGAGGATCTTATAGCGAGACAGATCTGAGTCAAAATCCTTCTTGTATTTTCTGCGCTGCTCATCTGAAGTTATCTCTGGGTACAGCCTGGAACAGCGTTAATACCAAGACATGAAATCATTGTTACATTAAAACGGTTATTGGGGCAATGGCAGATACAAAGGGGAGCTTTTCATTAGTATCTCCACCAGTATTAAATTAGCTGAACTCCCTTAGAGGCAACTGTGATCCTGACCACTTCTTTCTGATATTGCTGTATTTTACTctaaaatattataaatactGTGTCATTTCTTTATTAAAGATGTGACTGATTAGATAATTGTTTCTCCTCAGGGTATGATCTTTACTTAATTGTGGGTATAACCAAAggggatttttaaaaactgatacTAGTGCTAATTTTTCTTGCTTAGTCAACATCTGCAGTGATATTcagcattttttaatttaattccattccttcataaaaaaaattaagagatTGTTAAAAGGAAGGAAATGCATCTAAACCAGCACGTAGACTCTTCATTTAGATGTAATGCATATTTTTAACATTATATgagtaaaaacatatttttcttgttAAATAAAGAGATGTGTAGTTTTTATAATTTCAGGTTCAAGactatattttgtatttattatttaaactaCTCTGAACACCACTGAAGCTTCTTTTGCCTTGACTAAATACTTTCTCACATGCTGAACTCTCTGAGGTTGCAGCATTACGTGGCAGCAACCTCAGGACATACCTGTAGAGGTAATCTGTGCGGTCCCGGTCCAGCCCGTTGCCAGTGTCTCCCGTGGTGTAACCAGTTTCATACTGCGACTCGATCATCACCTGAGCAGCAGGCATTGGCTCTCTGTCCTTTTTCCGTTCCTTCTTCACGTAATAAGGTGGAGGCCTGATGCTGTCACTCTCATCTGAAGAGCTGCTGGGACAAACTATGGCCCTGCAGTTTTGGTACAAAGGCTCAGCACCATGTGTCTTGCTCTTGTTTGCAGAGAAACTGTGGAAAATCAAGATCAGGAACAGGGAAACATAACTTATATGTTTGACACTGTGACGAAAATGTgtctctttttgcttttttttatttcatacttGTTTGGATTTGAAGccaaacatgtgtgtgtgtttttgtaatgtgacctATTATTTGAACACAGGCCACACTGGAGAATCTGTGCGTCACAGACTCATTTGCTGCAAACATCACCCACCTGTTGGTTTTGTAATTTCCCTCACTGTGGATGCTGACTGCTCCATTGCCATAGGAGACCGCGCTGTTCTCCTCCCTCAGGTCTGGCGCCGCTCTCTCTGACACAACAACAGTGGGTGCCTGCTGGGTGCTGCGCACTTCTCCAACATGATTCACCTAAGACAACATCCGGACAGTCAAATCATAATCTCCTTATTTACTTTCAGGACCTCTGGTTTGAATGACCTGAAGTCTTTATCTTGGTATTTTCTGAGATAACGCCATATTTAACACGATTGTGTTGtgagatgtattttttttaagccgGAAAGAAATCCTTCGACTGACTCTGTCGCCTAAGTGGAGAAGTGCAGAACTGGAGGgttctccaaactgctcagaaacacttggCTGAAAGTCGGCATGTCCCTGCCAGACGCGTTCACATGTAGCCAGACTGATACAAGGGCAGACACAAACGCTAGCCTTGGCCTCAGCATGACTGTGTGACAGCTCTCATATCCATTCAGccattaaagagagagagaagcactCCTCCAGGTTTTCAGGATGAGCTCCCCCTCACCTAAAATAATCTCTTCATTTCTttcagcagctaacagaggtgATTCATTCGAAGGACACACGCGCACAATACAATTTCCCGGTTCCATCTGATGTGAGATGCATTCTACCAGAGCGTTAACAGTGTGAGAGCGTGTGAACATCAATATCATCAGCAGCGCGCTGAAAAGGCTGAGACTGCGGCGAAGAGTCGCATGTGTTTATCAGACAGATATTTTAACACCTACAGTGTAACAGATGCTGCAACCACTGTCAAAAGAAAACATCCTTATAGGATACGGAGAATATCAGACACTGGAACTGCATTACGCCTCATTTGATCCACTGTCATATGCATCATTAATGAAGGCTTGTCTGACCTATTTCTGTAACAGGGTGCAGTCAAACAGGATAAAGGTCTAGCGAGCTGATGTTTGAAAAATGCAGTCAGTGAAATAGATCTTATGAATGTGAGGGTGTGGGGGGGTGTGGGTGGGGAGCACCTAGAGGAAAGCTACAAGGAATTTGATCCACTGCGGCAGACAGTTGCACATTCAGCTGTTATTGTTAAATCCAGACATCAGGATTATTATTAGTAATGGTTCTGATTACTACCTAAATCTGCAgatatttctaattaaatgattGATTGTGTTGTCTATAAATGGCTGCCAACTATTAGAATTTAGAAATTTACCCAGAAAAGCTGTCTTTAATGATTGCTTTGACTCACTGTTATGGTAATTTGTAAGCAATAAGGTCTGCGACATTATGTAAACACACATCACAATAAAATCTCTCTGTAACCTTGAGATATTTTTCCTTTGGAGGAGGTCTTGTCATCTGTTCGACTCTGGGGTAACTCCTGatgctgataaaaaaaaatcccccattaattacgttttttttttaattcaacatAAGCAACGCACAGTTTTCAGATATCATAACGCATTTTCTTTTAATCTACTTTTCCTATATTCCCTCAATTATCTCCCTTTTCCAGTCATGTAGCACAAAACCGGGGGAAATTACGTCTTAGCCAGGAGTCTAATCTGCAGCAGTGTGTAGCAGCCCCTTCACAGACTGAATCATTTAGTGCCACCACACTCTGTAGGGATTCACACAGCAACACAGAGGCAACTCAACCCTTTTTATTCATTATACATGCCACATACATTATATATGCCTCCCTGCAAGGCAAGCATCTTCAGTGCGATACAAGAGTGCCCCAGAATAGGGCCTGCCTCTTGATGAAGAAAGTTGGTACATGCTTTGCGCTGATAGGAAGAATGTAGGCCAAGACTTCACTGAACTTACTGAATACGTTGCTTCCCTTGCCCTAATGAGTCATGGTGGACCTGATATGTTCATGTCACATGGCTACTCTAATAGATTAATCGCTGCTAAAAGTCGCATCAGGCTACTGTGAAATAAAAAGAGCACATAGCGTCAAAGCAGCAGGAATAGCTGGTAAATGCTGGACCGCTGATGCTCTCTGAGAAAAGCTCTCAAACCAATTTTTCTTGTCCTTTCATTGATTCATGCGTCAATAAAATCCCAAAAGAACTAATTCTTTAAATTCCTCAAACCCCACATCGTTGTTGAGGTCATAATCTGAGATGAAGCATACCTGCATCTCTGAGAAATGCAAAGAAGGCAGATTGGACAGTATGTGCAGTATGTTCCCATTAATAAACGTGCTGTGGAGGATGTTTATTAGTGACATGACAATGAGCCAAATTGCACCTCAACGTTTTGTGAGCTTTGTAGCGGACCAAGTGGCAAAGCGATGGAGTTGTGCATCAGATGGCATGGTTATTCCAACAGCCTGACCTAAACCCATCATGGTTGGGATGCAGAGGGCGGAAATCAGTCAAGAAATGCTTATCGCAGCTGGCAGCTCCTGCAAGACTGCTGGAAACAATTTTTATGATAACTTAAGGAAGTTGCTTGTCGGAATGAACAGTGCTCAAACCTGTTATCAAAGCAAAGGAGGTTATTTGAGGAATGCTTTGTTCACATTTTTTGCTCCGCACATTCAGTAAAGGTCAGAAGTTTACAAGCTCTCATCACTGGcttgaatgtcatggtaatttggggcttttagttatttttttgaaCTGTCCTTTTTGCATGGTAAAATAATTATACAGCATTCATCTTTAATGGCTTTAACAAAACAAGAAGTGGGTGCAtgagtttgaatttattttggattttctctaattccCATACAGGCTGATGGGCAACTTGCTGAGGGACATTTAATCAAATGTTTGTGAGAGTGAGTGTcaattaaaagccccaaattaccacGACTATAAACTGTAATTgtgttatttaaatttttttgatGTCTTCAGGACTGTTCTACTATACTGTCatgtataaaaataatgaaaaaccattaaatgtgTACAAATTGGTACTATAGatcaagcacattttttttctgtgggtGAAATCTTGATTCAAACAGATGGAACAAAGTGGTGCTGCGTGTTAGTCAAGAgcttttatttctgtctgtctcttttatCTGTCTCAGCTTTAAGTAGATTTTTTAGTTTCTAAGTCATAATTTATGTAAtctaaatttaaacaaaaataaatgtgacaGAAACAACATAGAAATAATGTTTGTAATCTGCATCATATTCACAGCAAAGCACATATCTTATCCCATTGATAAAATCTAAGAAGTCAACCTGCTGTTCAGGGTTATTTCTTTAGATGGATATTGTACTGGTTTCTGTGGGTTTTGGCTGATTATATGGAGAATAATATCAATTAAAAAATTATTGAACGAGGTGCCGACACCTTTGCTACGTGAGGTTCATTTATTGCCGTCTTTGTTGCTGTATGGTGTAATATATTATGTCATATGTTGTAAATCTGTGAGGTTTGGAACAAAACAACTTAATTTTATTTAGGGACAACtagttaaaaaaatgtgtttaccaCAAATTCTTCTGGTTCTAAATGAATCGGTCTGAGACTGTGTGCAAAGTGAAACTTAAAACCTGGCTCTTAACCATAAAGTGAGTTACTTTATGAGCCTCctgatcagtttcatgtcaTTACAAGGTAAAACCTGGACCTTGTAATGCTGCCTGACTGTCATTGTTAAATGGTTTCTATGTGCCTGTTATCACTAGTCTGGTTAATCATCAGTCAGAGTGAAACCTGGGAGTGTCAAGGATAAACACCAGTATTCTTTGAATCAACATCGACAGGTATTGTGAGTTTGTGACACTCATTTTTCACTGTCAATGCATGAAAACCTCAACAGTTTGTTTATATAAATGCTGGGAATTCATTGGTGCTGGTATCTGAAAAAAAGCAATTGTGACTGTTtaggaagtgatgtcactgtaaaaaatgaagtTATACAAAAATAAGTCAAGATCTTTTgttaattcacttttttttttatcatcagcTGATAAACATCAGTTCTCCATTTATATGCtgtttcaaaaataataatgagaCTTTACTCACCCAGTCCTGTATATCCTGCCCCTCCGATGGCCTGGCCACGGCCTCATCCCAATGGATGTTAGCTTTTCCATGGCGCCAAATCTTGCTGCGGGTTTTGTAGGCGAAGTAAGCAGAAAACGATAAAGCCACCACCACCAGAAGACCCAACACAAACGCCACTGCCTgaggatagatagatagatagatagatagatagatagatagatagatagatagatagatagatagatagatagatagatagatagatagatagatagatagatagatacttcCTGCTAACCTCCTCAGGGTCCATGTAGCAGTAGTGCTGCAGGTATTGATTGTACAGAGGAAACCCCCCAGGGAAACCTGCCCCCACGCTGCCACTGAGGCTAGGGCTGCCCTGGATGTTCTGACACATCATGAGCATGGGGTTGTACAGCATGCTCTGCGAGCTCTGAGACATCGGGTTCACACCAATAACAAAGATGATGTCAATGATGCCCTAGACGACAAACCGAAAGCAAATTTAATCATAATAAATAAGTGATTTGCCAATGCCAcagattaaaaacacagaagtcTCATGTAGTTTCTACTTACACTAAAAATTTGGCTCAAACATTTAATTTAGCATCATTTCTGAACATAAAAGGCTGCAATTCAGTTTCAGGTAAAAACTGACTGATCAGAAGGGGATCCCACTGATAAGCCCACAGAGAACACAGAACCACTGTACTGTGTTCCCCGTCTGAGTGGGGTCCTTCTGCATGGAGTTAGCATGTTATCCTGTATCTGTGCGGGTTCTCTTTGGCTACTCTGGCTTCTTCCTACTATTCAAAGATATGCAGCGTGTTAGGTTAGTTGGTGATTTTAATCTAGCCGATGGTGTGCAAGTCAATtaaatggttgtctgtttctCATATGCTGTCCCTGcgatagactggtgacctgtccagggtgtatcctgTTAGGACAACTGCTTTtgaaaagcagaagaagaatggatggatggatgaatggatgggtAATGAGTGCTGATCGAAGTGATTTGATGAAAATGAACAACTGAATATATTTGTGACTTGCTTTGTTTGTTGGGTGAGACAGACTCACCTGAAGGACAGCTAAGCTGATATCACAGATGAACACAGTGAGGTAAAACCTGCATGTCCGTATGCTCCGTGACCGTGAGAAACTCGCCACCAAGAACCCCAGTGACACCAGGAAGTTGATTGCGCCCATAGAAATCATCGCTGCCTTGGCAGACTGAGGCGTCATGTAGGAGCCGCCATAGCCGTAGCTACCTCCGTAATATCCTGACCCCAACCCTCCAACACTTCCAGTATCAACAACACCATATCCCCCATACCCAAATCTGTTCATGTCCCACACCAAAGTTGACGCTACTAAGGCGAAGATGAGGAAACACATGAGCACCGTGGCTCCTTGGAAGGTCTTGACAAAACCAGGAGGTGAGAACCAGCGGTAGAAGTGTTGAGGCTTCCCCTCCATGTAGTAAGACTCTGGTGGGACATCGTAGGTATAGGGGACATTCTGGCTCCGAGGGGATTGGACACTCCTTGGGGGATACAAGCTGTGGGAGGTAGTGCTGTAGGGTGGGCTGTACACAGGGGGGCTATCATAGTACCGAGGCTCATACATAGTTTAGTGGATAATGCTCCAATTTCACCTGGAAGAGGGGTGAAAATGAGACAAGATTAATGCAAGGGTAAATGCCTTGAGCCTATATAGATATCAACACTATAACATAATGCATTTAATAGCAGATTTTATTACGCTAAGtatttgaattcagttttttaTAGTGTAAATTCTTCGGTGGGATGCTTTGATGAGTAAAATGACTTTCAAAATCTAAAAGATGAATTCACTTCCAACGCATTTTCCCTGTCCCTTTAAGCCCTAATTAAGTATAGCTACGTTTTAGTTATAAGCACCTTTTCAGCTCACCAGCATGCAGCACTCTCACCTCAGCCCGTCCCTGAACCCTTTCTAGTGTAGCTGACCCACACTTCATCACTCCAATGAGCTCAAACCCAGCACGCTTCAATTATTCAGACACACAGCAGATAAGAGGTGAGCCGGAGCAGCCATGCGTGCTGTTTTCAGCAGTGGAGAGCCACAGACATAGCCCCTGTTCTGCATGTTACCTGTGCGCACCTGCTGATTGTCAGCACCACTTAGGGAGGGGTGAAGATACAACTTAAACCCCCCCAAATTTAAcgttttctgtttgatttaaaCCCGTGAAATAACAAACTCATGTACTCCTCTGTTACTGCAGCTGTGTGCTAATTGCGCATAACTGAACATCTCTACATTAAAAGAGGTTCATTCCACTTCAGCCCAGAAAAAACACTTCTGTCCACTGTCATAACGTGTTTAAAATATGAGCATTTTACTTGGTggtaaaatgttttaaactcCATTGTTAATGCTCGGAGGTTTTCttttaatcaatcaatcaatcagcaTCATCAGCGAGGTTAAACGgtcaataataattaaaaaaattctctttaaatgtaaaaaacttCAGAGAGGAATCAACAGGGACATATGAGTTACGCAACTTACCCAAGCACCGTGGAAAACTTTACACCGGTCCAGGTTCAGCTGTGCTTAAACCGCGTCGTTCATGACTCCTGTCCACCACCACACCGTCCGCTTTATATCCCATCAACGATCGTTAACTTCGCCTTTATTTTActggatggattttttttctcctaacaaaacaatgaaagtttCGAAAGCTTCACCCACACCCTCCGGAGCTGCCTAGCGTCTCAGCAGGGGCACCGTTCACCCGCTAACGACCTGCTTCACCCACGTGCTCGTGACAGTTTATACCCAGGCTCCTGCTACATTCAAATTAAAGTTTACAACCTCCAACCGAAGTATAACCTACCTACTGATATTCAGCCCAGTCCACGCATTAGACCGAAACCTTTTTGACAAATCTTTTAATAAATTCTAATATAACTGTAAAAAGTACAATTCATGTGATCTATGATTCATACTTTATACAATGCAGAGTGATACTTAACTACAAAATCATAACAATAAGTGCATAACTGCTTTTGCCAGACAGGCTGATCTAAGtatttcagacactgctgatctgctgggagtTTCTCACACGATCATCTCTAGGATTCACTCTAGAGAGTGGtctgaaaaggagaaaatatccagtgagccgcagttctctgggtgaaatacCTTATTGATGTCATAGGTCAGAGGAGAATTACCAGAGTGTTTGGAGCTGACAGGAAAGGAATGGTAAtttaaataaccactcattagaAGCAAGGTATGCAAAAGAGTATATTTGAATGCACAACATATCAAAACCTTGAAAGTGATtggttacagcagcagaagaccacacccgGCGCCACTGCtgtcagctaaaaacaggaaactgacgctacaattcacacaggctcaccaaaactggacaaaagaAGACTGGAAAATCTCTGCCTGGTTTGATGAGTCTCGATTTACTACCTTACTGCctgcctgagtattgttgctgaccatgtccatccgtttatgaccacagtgtacccatcttctgatggctgcttccagcagcataacacaaaactcaaatcatctcaaaccgATTTCTTGAACATGGCATTAAGTTCGCTatactc from Pelmatolapia mariae isolate MD_Pm_ZW linkage group LG18, Pm_UMD_F_2, whole genome shotgun sequence includes the following:
- the LOC134616312 gene encoding uncharacterized protein LOC134616312 codes for the protein MKSFKKQDHEGVVGSSTIKDPPVPVWVTHTPTPDNITDDGEDDATSTGRTSSSPPYAEQEKEKKGSLKDRLKSLIPQSWGKKWTKESDSEASTTGIQILPNGTRVSPPVSPLVERRNWNESLGSSSHSSHKPLIRESPTDGLLGHVPVEESLLSSIHPAEYYAEKVEVYKQKYSYLKSWPGLLRLLAGLQLLFGGMVFACVIAYIQKDSEWSNSYGLYNGVYNNGMGLSGYSYRGPMTPFILAVAGISWILTLCLLVVGMTMYYRTILLDSSWWPLTEAFINVALFLFYMAAGIVYLNDLNRGGLCYTTIGINPIVANLCRVDGGQMAGTAFIFINMALYLGSFLVCLKMWRHEAARRERQYFENQEFQQSIPLKPVTTKRISFRDDKADKALSKDYNNRDNVLHEVQKNPVNLNPKVHIIADYIIKYPEISCVEEREKYKAVFNDQYQEYKDLHRDITATLSKFRELDLMMKRLPRETTSKEDQRRIQSIVKKYHQKRNDPTFLEKKERCDYLKAKLSHIKNRIRDYDQETMADGQTMYEPRYYDSPPVYSPPYSTTSHSLYPPRSVQSPRSQNVPYTYDVPPESYYMEGKPQHFYRWFSPPGFVKTFQGATVLMCFLIFALVASTLVWDMNRFGYGGYGVVDTGSVGGLGSGYYGGSYGYGGSYMTPQSAKAAMISMGAINFLVSLGFLVASFSRSRSIRTCRFYLTVFICDISLAVLQGIIDIIFVIGVNPMSQSSQSMLYNPMLMMCQNIQGSPSLSGSVGAGFPGGFPLYNQYLQHYCYMDPEEAVAFVLGLLVVVALSFSAYFAYKTRSKIWRHGKANIHWDEAVARPSEGQDIQDWVNHVGEVRSTQQAPTVVVSERAAPDLREENSAVSYGNGAVSIHSEGNYKTNSFSANKSKTHGAEPLYQNCRAIVCPSSSSDESDSIRPPPYYVKKERKKDREPMPAAQVMIESQYETGYTTGDTGNGLDRDRTDYLYRLYPEITSDEQRRKYKKDFDSDLSRYKILCSELDDISDKMHKLSRELDALEEDSMKYQGVADEYNRLKYLKSTPEYQAKKKQSKELRQKLFHIKRLVKIYDQGFC